The genome window ACTTTGCAGAGCTGCTTCTTCTCGTCCACCTTGTTGATACAGGGTCCCTcttgtttctcttgctgtggtaTGGACTCTGGGctgtttcctgtctccaccttccacctCCTGGCAGGACTGGGATTTCAGATGTGAGACACCTTTTGGTTCTCGTTCTGGGACTCATACTCTTCAGACTTGGCATGGCCAGCACTTTCACCGAAGCATCTCCCCGCATGGCAGTTTTAAACTGGTAATGGCTGCTACCGTTCAGCTATGACCTAGGAGCAGTGTGTGAGGGCTTCACTGACGCAGACAGGAGAGAGGACACTTAGATACTCAACTGACAAATCGCcgagtctgctttttttttcttttcagtgctaAGGATAGAACCCCAGGCCTCACACTTCCTAAGGTTGCTGCTGCTTTtgaatattgctttttttttttttttaaagatttatttattatgtatacagaagagggctgccagatctcattacagatgattatgagccaccaccatgtgtttgctgggaattgaactcaggacctctggaagagcagtcggtgctcttaacctctgagccatctctccagccccttgaataTTGCTTTTGCCTCACAAAAGAGCTAGCATTCTTAGCCATGAGTGGTGGTCTTCTCTTATAGTCCCAGTCCTTGGGGTGCTGGGGCCTGAGGATCTTGAGTTCATTGCCGTTCTGTCTAGGTATAGGGCaagactctgtatcaaaataaAGAACCAGACAGACATAAATAACAGAATCCAAATTCCTATGATTTTGAAGCAAGAAGACCCTTGGCCCACCTTAGGGGGtgttcagggctggggatgcagcaccctgtaagagcacttgcctagcatgcttgaggccctgcCTTCCACCCCTAGACCCTCATAAAAATCCCACGCTGCCACAGCTCCTCTCTGCTTACATAGAGAACCTCTGCCTGacccaaaggagaagaaaaagcgTGTGGACAAGCTGGGCATGTGATGTTCTGGGGGCTTCCAAGCCTCCTTGAGCCCTCTGAGAAGAAAGGTGGCCCCTTGGCCTACAGGGCAGTCCAGTCTAACAAGGGAAGCTTGCTTCTCAGCCTGGGAAGACTGCCCGTCCAATGGAAGAGGCACTGTTCCTGACCTCAGGGAATCTGATAAAGTGGAACACACACTCTCCTTGGTGTGTCTGTGGCCCTCTGCCAGTCAGCAGGCAAGGTAGGGACATGTCAGCCCAGCTCCTCCGTacttgtgctgggattttagcttttgaatttactttgtctGTTTCAaagcttaattttcatttttacttatgtgtaggtgtgtctgtgtctccctgtgggtgcatgcatgtgagtggaGGTGTGGGTCCAGAagaatcagatcccctgaagctggagttacccATAGTTGTGAACTTCCTGGTACGGGTacatgctgggagccaaactctgggagagcagcacGTGCTCtgaaccacagaaccatctcttcatccccacatttgcttgtttttaataacacacacacacacacacacacatacacacacacacacacacacacacacacacacacacacacactactttatTATCCtttttgtggagacagggtctccttgctccggctgccctggaactcactgtatggaccaggctggcctcaaactcacagagatctgcctgcctctgcttcctaagtattgggattaaaggtgtgcaccaccatgcctggcattgttacctttttaaagattgattgattgattgattgattgattgttctTATATGAGTTTATGTGGACTACATTCATGCAAaagccctcagaggccagaagaaagcgtctgatcccttggaactggttgtaagctaccatgtgggtgctggcaaacgaacctgggtcctctgcaagggcaataacagttcttaaccactgagccatctctccaggccctagaaGATACCTTTATGGAGTTGATTCTCTGGTTCCTTCTGCCGTGTGGGTCCAAGTATGGAGCTCCTGctaccaggcttggcagcaaatcctttactcactgagccatctctctggcccagaaTTTACGTTTTTAAAATAGTCAAAATGTCCATGATTGATCCAGTATCCAGAGTTAGCATATAACCCCAGAGTTCCCCTATTTCACTGTCTTACATTTACTAAGGTACATTCTTACAGTTATCCGACAGTGACATCCTCTTCAGTATATTTGTAACAAACCATATTCATACTtttgtggtgatggtgatggtgctgGGTTTCAACAAGCATCCTAGCTAGCCCCAAGCCCCAATACTGACTTGCTTGttgtggttctggggactgaacccaggtcgtatgcatgctaggcaagtgctcactACCCTTGCAAAGATTTCTTAAAATGTGTTGATGTTCAAGACCCCTATAAGGGCTGGTTCATACCCCAGATCCAGCTCTTGCTGCCTGGTTGTTCTTCTGAACAAGTTGCTTTATctcttgagcctcagttttctgagcTAAAGAACAGAATCAGTGTTGCCACCTGCCACTGCTGAGTGCCACGCATGCCCATAGCATGGCCCATGGAAGCATCACTTGTTACTGGTGTTAGTCTGGCCTGCAGATTCCTTCTAGATTTCCTTCTAAGGTCACAAGGCTCTCGTGGCAGTGAGTCAGCACCTCTCTGgtcacctcctcttccttcccacccaGTACTCTCACCCACCTTCTGCCTCTCATCACATCACAATCTAACAAACAAATTGCCTTCTCAGTGTGCCCACCACCACTAATTCACAGGTTTGCTCATCCTCGTCCCCTCAAACCCACCAGAACCACCACTTCTGCTGTGACACTGCTCCAGAGCCAAGCAGCAAGTCCCCTTTCTTCCTTGGAACAGCCAGAGCCACAGACACACTCCTGCTTTACGGCACTTAGCACCTCAGAGCCTGCGACAGCTAGGGCTGccaacccgccccccccccaacaaacaaGACTCCTCTCTCCTGTGTGCCTCACTGACCTCCTGGTACAGGTTTGGGCTTGGCACCTCTGGTGAGCTTTGATGAGACAGAGACCCTGTATCACTTCCTCTGTATAGCTGTGAATTTTCTGGTGGTTAAAATATACAGGTCACAAAATTTACCATTTTAGTTCTGTTGAGGTGGTTACTGGGCCTGAACCTAGGGAGTCATCTGGACTAGGTATGTGTTCTATGTCAGAGCTCTGCTCCTGCCTGTTTGcagttttaatgtttttctaattAACAGTTAGTGACATTGagcatcttttttctttcagtgttttgagagagggtcttctctcagagctgtgattacaggtgtgtaccaccacacccaacttctggcactgagcatttttttttcatgtactgATTTCCCATTTGAATGGCTTCTTTGAAGACATAGCTGTTCAAATCCTTTGCTCCTGTttcatggtatgtgtgtgtacatatttgtgtgtgtgtgttaggtgcatgcacatgtgtgtatgtatgtgtgcatatggtgtatgtgtgtgtgtgtatgtgcgtggtGGGTGTATGCATATGGAGGCTAGAGGTGGACTTCAGTGTTTTCTCCAGCCctcaactttttttctttattatttctttttttttccccctttgatttatttattttatgtgtatgagtattgtgcctgcgtgtgtatatgtgtaccacattcatgcctggttcccacagaggtGAAAAGGGGATCAGGttccccagaactagagttagagatgttgggaatgaaacctgggtcctctgcaagagcaacaagccatattcttaactgctgagcagctTTACAGCCctcccaccttagtttttgagacagcgtctctcactggccctggagaTCACCAGTCGCCAGTCAGCTGGCTtggctggctagtgagtcccaggggtcctcctgtctccacctccccagagctgggtaGGTTGGGTAAGTGCCAGCCCTGCCtttgacatgggtcctgggactCCAAACTGAAGCCAAGTCCTCCTGTGACCAGAGCAGGCACTTAATCAAAGGAGCCACCTCCTTAGCTTCACTTGCCTGTATCTTAATCAGGCTGGGGGTTTGCTGTGATTTGTAATTCTGTCATAATTCTGGATTATCAGTTCCTTGTGGGTTAGATGAACCCACGTCTTAGAGTTGCTGTTTCAATTCTTCCTGTTATTTGAAATATACAATTTGTTATGTGTtgtgtttgattgtttttatttattttgagattgtcTTATTCTGTAGCCATTGATGGCCTGcctggaacacactgtgtagcctaggccagcctcaaactttcagccgtcttcctccctcagcttcccaggtgctgaaATTACAAGCGGGTGCCACCACAGACACCTCAgaagtttgatttttgtttttttttttttcagagacagggtttctctgtgtaaccctggctctcctggatctccctctgtagaccagactggcctcgaacccaaagatctgcctgtctctgcttcctgagtgctacgattaaaggtgtgtttaaGTTTTGATAAGCTTCAGTTCACTCTTCTGTACTTTCAATGTTGTCTAGGAAACTATCACCAGTATCATGCCATAAAGCCTCTCCTCATATTCTCCTCCGAGGGTTTTAGATTCAGACCTTTGACATATGTGAGCTCCTTTCTGTGTGTGACTGGCAGTCAGTGTCCAGAGTCAGCTTTTGGTATATGGATGTCCAGCTTCCCAGTCATTTGTTGAAGAGACTATCCTTTCTTAGGAGTTCTGATGCCATGCTGAAATCATCTGATCAGACCTGCAAGGATTGGTTTCTAGGGTTGCTCTTCTGCTGTACTGGCCTAGATAGCTTCCTCTCCAATACGAGCACATAGTCTTGAGTGCTGTGGCTCCGTGGTACAGTTTCTGTTTTTGCTAGACACTGCTGGGCTGGTACAACtcaccccagtactcaggaggctaagcCTGGAAGATTGGAGCTTGAGGCCAGCGTGgaagcaagattctgtctcaaaatgaaaatgaaaaggcatcGATGTAGAGCTCAGCACTTGCCCAGCAGGTGCAAGGCCCTGGTTTGGATCCTTAGAACTGCAAATCAGCACAAAACAGTATGCTTGGAATCTTTATGAGGCTCAGTCTGTAGATCCACACTTTGAGTCCTATTAGTATCTCAATATGAAGTCTTCAATGTCTGGGACATGGgggtttttccatttctttctaatttggggtggtacatgtgtgtggtatacCCACATCTgagtatgcaggtgtgtgtgtctatatgtacacagaagctaagagaagagaagaagtcaggtgtcctgctctatcactcagTTTGAAAAACTGGATCCCTTCCTTTGTGGGTGGCGGCGAACGCAGACGGAGCTCCCTGAAGACTTCAGACACACTTCCGGAGTACAAGGTGGTGGGGTGCTGTTTGCCAGCTAAGTGCCACACACCACCCCTGTACCAAATGTGCGTCTTCGCACCCAACCATGTGGTAGCCAAGTTCCGCTTCTGGCGTTTCCCGTCGCCACTGAAGATGAAGGAGTCATCAGGGGAGACAGTAGACTGCAGGCAGGTGTTTGAGAAGTTGCTGCTCCGGGCGGAAGAACTTCAGCATCTGGCTACGCCATGGCTCCCGCGGTTGCACACACAACCTGTACCGAGAGTATCCGTACCTGACTGTGGCTGGCGACATCTCACAGTGTCACCAAGACATGGGGGGCCGGCACTGTGCCCATGTGCGCTCCCTCCAGATCATGAAGGTGGAAGAGACTGAAGAAGGCAAGTCCTGCCCACTGGCCATCAAGCAGTTCCGCAACTCCAAGATCAAGTTCCTGTGGCCTCGCCTGGGGTTGCAGCTCCAGCACAAGCCGTGCTTCGCCACCAAGAGGCTCAACGCTTTCTTCAAGACCCAGAgacctccccccactccccagagAGAGtcgaagaagaaaagaagaggaagaagagaaggaagggagggagggaaggaagaaagggggaaaaaactggTCAAGTAAATCCAACATGTGGCACCCAGCTACTTAAGGGACTAGGACCTTTTGAGCCAtcagttcaggaccagcctgccTACATAGTAAATCAATTCTCATTTATattcattctgtctctgtctctctttcctcattctctcctttctccccccagtgctggggatggaatcctgggccttaggaatgctaggcaagtgttcttccATTTAGTCACACTTCCAACCACCCAGctactctttttctctctttaaaaacctttattcatttgtgtgtggtggaggtgttgtgtgtgtgtgaggggggagacagaggacaatctgcagcggtctgttctctccttccagcacatgggcctggggattgaactcacgtcctcactcaggcttggcagcaaatctGTGTTTCCGGAGCCTTCTCAATTGCCCCCTTCCTACCTCAGAAAAAGACAAAGATCCCAAGCTTGAGTCCCTTATTTTCTGCAGTCATCCCGGCCACGCACCCAGCTCCGATTTTAAGAAACAGCTCGGGAGTTTCTCTTCCTGGGATAGGAATGGATAGCATACTATTGCCTCAGATAGACGCAGCAGAGGGATTGGAGAGGACCATTACTGCTGTAGGCCTAAGACGTCTCCCCAGCACATGCCCCTGAGAGCAGTCAGATCTGTAAGTCCTCTAGAAGCCCCTAATACCCCAGGATCACAGAGccctcccacccaccacaggaacagcagagagcagagaggaaggagcaagtCAGGTCCCCTCTACCACAGCTCTGTTTGAAAG of Peromyscus leucopus breed LL Stock chromosome 5, UCI_PerLeu_2.1, whole genome shotgun sequence contains these proteins:
- the LOC119088116 gene encoding LOW QUALITY PROTEIN: uncharacterized protein LOC119088116 (The sequence of the model RefSeq protein was modified relative to this genomic sequence to represent the inferred CDS: deleted 1 base in 1 codon), with product MKKEMKSEQREETDVQRPSGENGYSGCRRDNSTETIDVINFLILRSVSGVKRGSFPPWSGPGRICAPELRRVGSRPRGKAQLHFRPALRSHLPAPARATAPQPLGGACALVGACLEPARETDGTRVVGFRGLEDSAGSQVRCPALSLSLKNWIPSFVGGGERRRSSLKTSDTLPEYKVVGCCLPAKCHTPPLYQMCVFAPNHVVAKFRFWRFPSPLKMKESSGETVDCRQVFEKLLLRAKNFSIWLRHGSRGCTHNLYREYPYLTVAGDISQCHQDMGGRHCAHVRSLQIMKVEETEEGKSCPLAIKQFRNSKIKFLWPRLGLQLQHKPCFATKRLNAFFKTQRPPPTPQRESKKKRRGRREGREGGKEERGKKLVK